A region from the Lolium perenne isolate Kyuss_39 chromosome 4, Kyuss_2.0, whole genome shotgun sequence genome encodes:
- the LOC127348579 gene encoding glutathione S-transferase U19 translates to MEGSKGVVLLNCFVSPFGNRVRIALTKKGVEHEVTAENMAQKSALLLASNPIHGKVPVLLVAGKPVCESQVILEFIDEAFSTTGEQLLPTDPYARAQARFWVAYVDAKIPACAPKIWQSPKGAPAVEEGKKEMLVALKTLEAELGEKPYFAGESLGYADVALVTFAPWFLTYERLAGFSIAEECPVLTAWAARCADENECVAKSLPDPEAVFQFVGGMRKHFGLE, encoded by the exons ATGGAGGGAAGCAAGGGGGTCGTCCTGCTCAATTGCTTCGTCAGCCCCTTCGGCAACCGCGTTCGCATCGCCTTGACGAAGAAGGGCGTGGAGCACGAGGTGACCGCAGAGAACATGGCCCAGAAGAGCGCTCTGCTGCTGGCCTCCAACCCCATCCACGGCAAGGTCCCGGTACTCCTCGTCGCCGGCAAGCCTGTCTGCGAGTCGCAGGTCATCTTGGAGTTCATCGACGAGGCCTTCTCCACCACCGGCGAGCAGCTACTGCCCACCGACCCCTACGCCCGCGCCCAGGCTCGCTTCTGGGTCGCCTACGTCGATGCAAAG ATTCCGGCCTGCGCCCCGAAGATATGGCAGTCGCCCAAGGGAGCGCCGGCGGTAGAGGAAGGGAAGAAGGAGATGCTGGTCGCGCTCAAGACGCTCGAGGCGGAGCTGGGCGAGAAGCCCTACTTCGCCGGCGAGTCGCTCGGGTACGCGGACGTGGCGTTGGTGACCTTCGCGCCCTGGTTCCTCACGTACGAGCGTCTCGCCGGGTTCAGCATCGCGGAGGAGTGCCCGGTGCTGACTGCCTGGGCGGCGCGGTGCGCCGACGAGAACGAGTGCGTCGCCAAGTCGCTGCCGGACCCCGAGGCGGTCTTCCAGTTCGTCGGAGGAATGAGGAAGCACTTCGGCCTCGAGTAG
- the LOC127348578 gene encoding uncharacterized protein, with amino-acid sequence MVTMQPQAITKVSISALVISLPIIYVSLLRVPPSTLARDSTFWFLMSNSIIAIIAVDSGMLFLGSASHHHQDEDFFDVVHSEQPAATVREDYYGDAMSVPLMASSHVPTAPVDMPDVVVAGGEQLLPTGGAVTVQEDYYRDALSPPLMASFHEPTAPVDMSCVLVGGGEELPTSGLVRSNAADTGGMEMEEGHALSLIQGEGAPSNPSTDMVDQEEAPKLELVSANKDDEMIVEGEHYTISPAPLMTVTPDDHAQQDEGSVQVVREDVKPQWCSVTEENKPPLEKESDYWQLSDDELNKKVEEFITRFNRDMIEQEAAAV; translated from the coding sequence ATGGTGACCATGCAGCCGCAGGCCATCACCAAGGTCTCCATCTCGGCGCTGGTCATCTCCCTCCCCATCATCTACGTGTCCCTCCTGCGCGTCCCACCCTCCACGCTCGCCCGGGACTCCACCTTTTGGTTCCTCATGTCCAACtccatcatcgccatcatcgccgtcGACTCCGGCATGCTCTTCCTCGGCTCAGCCTCCCACCACCACCAAGACGAGGACTTCTTCGACGTCGTTCACAGTGAACAGCCGGCGGCGACCGTCCGCGAGGACTACTACGGCGACGCGATGTCGGTGCCGCTGATGGCATCCTCCCACGTGCCAACAGCGCCTGTGGATATGCCGGATGTTGTCGTAGCAGGCGGTGAACAGCTGCTGCCAACAGGTGGAGCTGTGACCGTCCAAGAAGACTACTATCGTGACGCCTTGTCGCCGCCGTTGATGGCATCCTTCCACGAGCCAACGGCGCCGGTGGATATGTCCTGCGTCCTGGTAGGAGGCGGCGAAGAACTTCCAACTAGTGGACTTGTACGCTCCAACGCAGCAGACACTGGTGGTATGGAGATGGAGGAGGGCCATGCTCTGTCTTTGATCCAAGGTGAAGGTGCACCAAGCAACCCGAGCACTGACATGGTCGACCAAGAAGAAGCACCGAAGCTCGAACTAGTCAGCGCCAACAAGGACGATGAGATGATCGTGGAAGGCGAACACTACACAATATCACCAGCTCCTCTGATGACAGTAACACCTGACGATCATGCACAGCAAGATGAAGGCTCTGTTCAAGTGGTGAGGGAAGATGTGAAGCCCCAGTGGTGCTCGGTGACAGAGGAGAACAAGCCGCCGCTGGAGAAGGAGAGCGACTACTGGCAGCTGAGCGACGACGAGCTCAACAAGAAGGTGGAGGAGTTCATCACGCGGTTCAACCGAGACATGATCGAGCAGGAAGCAGCAGCTGTCTGA